In Vicia villosa cultivar HV-30 ecotype Madison, WI unplaced genomic scaffold, Vvil1.0 ctg.004367F_1_1, whole genome shotgun sequence, one DNA window encodes the following:
- the LOC131642009 gene encoding double-stranded RNA-binding protein 2-like has protein sequence MYKNQLQELAQRSCFNLPSYTCIREGPDHAPRFKATVNFNGEIFECPQYCSTLRQAEHSAAEVALGSLSHRGPSHSLAAKILDETGVYKNLLQEIAQRVGAPLPQYTTFRSGLGHLPVFTGTVELAGITFTGEHAKNKKQAEKNAAMAAWSSLKQLAKETASSSTEPENNDELEQITIARALLNYRLKEKMAMSNPNALIPFPKKFQFQNPRPTSPQPRPATSKILPLICPKTSPRNRHPAMALSSSDHNSNMSPLSSAPENRWMRRPKFPAAGAAPYVPIRHMRSPCQGIAPPVTIRTAIPVFSPPPAAVSPQVMQPHPVRVAPPINIRQVVPAYAAPQVRKDEHVPISKDNLARTPCATTPVRVDKTVPSVKVDPAPASAPAENATPPVQVDEPLPISKVDPAPLLYADESIPISKDVSAPAVQVDEPLLISKDDPAPTGSTDKTDTKTENIPAESEAVQRLEQLKI, from the exons ATGTACAAGAACCAGCTTCAAGAGCTGGCACAAAGAAGCTGCTTCAACCTCCCTTCCTACACGTGCATTCGAGAAGGTCCCGATCACGCGCCGCGGTTTAAAGCCACCGTTAACTTTAACGGCGAGATCTTCGAGTGTCCGCAGTATTGTTCAACTCTCCGTCAAGCCGAACACTCCGCTGCTGAGGTGGCACTCGGTTCTCTCTCCCACCGTGGTCCCTCTCATTCTCTCGCTGCGAAAATCCTT GATGAGACGGGAGTGTACAAGAATCTGTTACAGGAAATTGCGCAAAGGGTTGGTGCGCCTTTGCCGCAATACACGACTTTCCGGTCAGGCTTAGGGCATCTACCTGTTTTTACGGGGACGGTAGAGTTAGCTGGGATTACGTTTACAGGTGAACATGCGAAGAATAAGAAACAAGCAGAGAAGAATGCAGCTATGGCTGCTTGGTCGTCTCTAAAGCAAT TGGCAAAAGAAACTGCGAGCTCCTCAACTGAACCGGAGAACAACGATGAACTAGAACAAATCACCATAGCACGGGCCTTACTAAACTACCGTCTGAAGGAAAAGATGGCAATGTCCAATCCAAATGCTCTGATTCCATTTCCAAAGAAGTTCCAGTTTCAAAATCCCAGACCGACCAGTCCTCAACCTCGACCGGCGACATCGAAGATACTTCCCCTAATTTGCCCAAAGACATCACCTCGTAACAGGCACCCTGCAATGGCATTGTCCAGCAGCGATCATAATTCCAATATGTCACCACTTTCTTCTGCACCAGAAAACAGATGGATGCGACGCCCAAAATTCCCTGCAGCAGGAGCAGCACCATATGTTCCGATTCGACATATGCGATCACCTTGCCAGGGAATTGCACCACCAGTTACCATAAGGACTGCGATTCCTGTATTCTCCCCGCCACCAGCCGCAGTGTCTCCTCAAGTAATGCAGCCTCATCCTGTGCGAGTTGCTCCTCCGATCAACATTCGTCAAGTAGTTCCAGCATATGCCGCTCCACAAGTTCGCAAAGATGAACATGTTCCCATCAGCAAAGACAATCTGGCACGAACACCATGTGCCACTACACCAGTTCGAGTAGACAAAACTGTTCCCAGCGTCAAAGTTGATCCAGCACCAGCATCAGCACCGGCAGAAAATGCTACTCCACCAGTTCAAGTAGACGAACCTCTTCCTATCAGCAAAGTCGATCCTGCTCCCCTACTCTATGCAGATGAATCTATTCCCATCAGCAAAGATGTTTCAGCACCAGCAGTTCAAGTAGACGAACCTCTTCTCATCAGCAAAGATGATCCAGCACCAACTGGTAGCACAGATAAAACCGACACCAAAACTGAGAATATTCCAGCAGAATCTGAGGCAGTGCAGAGATTGGAGCAgctgaaaatttga